In Candidatus Atribacteria bacterium ADurb.Bin276, one DNA window encodes the following:
- a CDS encoding Maritimacin: protein MDILKRNLAPITDQAWQEIDRQAKKVFLNQLTARHFIDVIGPKGWDYAGIGLGRLSVPENQREGDVRFGIHMVQPLVEIRTSFQLDLWELDNINRGAVDVDFTPLIDAAKQTALFEEKAIYHGFEPGDIDGILPVLEYEPLPFSHDPGEFLGTAIEATTILNDASVEGPYALLINPLLWADLAGIKSGYPLNKSIENIVKATIIPVPILEDALLVSSRGRDFELILGHDLSIGYENHDDKYVNLFFTESFTFRVLDPSVFVRLILGD, encoded by the coding sequence ATGGACATTTTAAAAAGAAATTTAGCGCCCATAACCGATCAAGCCTGGCAGGAAATTGATCGTCAAGCAAAAAAAGTCTTTCTCAATCAACTTACTGCTCGCCATTTTATTGATGTTATTGGTCCAAAAGGGTGGGATTATGCTGGGATTGGATTGGGAAGGCTCAGCGTCCCTGAAAACCAAAGAGAAGGAGACGTCAGATTTGGAATACATATGGTTCAGCCTTTAGTTGAAATTCGAACCTCATTTCAACTCGACCTGTGGGAATTAGATAATATTAATCGAGGAGCAGTTGATGTTGACTTCACTCCTTTAATTGACGCTGCCAAACAAACTGCTCTTTTTGAAGAAAAAGCTATTTATCATGGTTTTGAACCAGGAGATATCGATGGTATTTTACCAGTCTTAGAATATGAACCCCTTCCCTTTTCTCATGATCCAGGAGAATTTCTTGGAACCGCCATCGAAGCTACCACTATATTAAACGATGCCTCAGTAGAAGGTCCTTATGCACTTCTCATCAATCCACTTCTCTGGGCGGATTTAGCCGGAATTAAAAGCGGCTATCCCCTCAATAAATCAATTGAGAATATCGTAAAAGCTACAATTATCCCGGTTCCCATATTAGAAGATGCTCTTTTGGTTTCCTCCCGAGGAAGAGACTTTGAACTCATTCTTGGACACGATTTATCAATTGGATACGAAAACCATGACGATAAGTATGTTAATTTATTTTTTACCGAATCTTTTACTTTCCGAGTGCTTGATCCATCGGTCTTTGTTCGTTTAATTTTAGGTGATTAA